One part of the Rutidosis leptorrhynchoides isolate AG116_Rl617_1_P2 chromosome 1, CSIRO_AGI_Rlap_v1, whole genome shotgun sequence genome encodes these proteins:
- the LOC139881098 gene encoding olee1-like protein yields the protein MVDYRARLVVLSILLLTATTARSSWMNGGAPSPSITEGDYVTSPDDLMNDDDAVSPGPSNIEGKKLIESHRKVLVSQEKDDNTFVIQGKVYCDPCRIQFPTKISYALAGTKVTLVCHKENGEESYKFEGESDQKGKYTLNAVGDHADEICEITVNESPDPNCPDIMDDENHVRVSLTNKHGAKGKGRYANPLGFMVKDVDPRCKEALDELGFTGV from the coding sequence atggtaGATTATCGAGCACGTTTAGTCGTTTTGTCCATCCTCTTGTTAACGGCTACAACAGCCCGTTCGAGCTGGATGAACGGTGGTGCTCCTTCCCCTTCAATTACCGAAGGAGACTATGTGACATCACCAGATGATCTAATGAACGACGATGATGCAGTCTCCCCCGGTCCTAGCAATATTGAAGGAAAGAAATTAATTGAAAGTCATAGGAAAGTACTTGTATCTCAAGAAAAAGATGACAACACATTTGTTATTCAGGGTAAAGTTTATTGCGACCCGTGTAGGATCCAGTTTCCGACAAAGATTAGCTACGCATTAGCAGGAACCAAAGTTACGCTTGTGTGTCATAAGGAAAATGGTGAGGAAAGTTATAAGTTTGAAGGAGAGAGTGATCAAAAAGGAAAGTATACATTAAACGCTGTTGGTGATCATGCAGACGAGATTTGTGAAATTACGGTTAATGAAAGCCCTGATCCTAATTGTCCTGATATTATGGATGATGAAAACCATGTTAGGGTGTCTTTGACAAACAAACACGGTGCTAAAGGTAAGGGCCGATATGCTAATCCACTTGGGTTCATGGTTAAAGATGTGGATCCGCGCTGCAAGGAGGCTCTTGATGAGCTTGGTTTTACTGGAGTATAA
- the LOC139881108 gene encoding E3 ubiquitin protein ligase DRIP2-like, with the protein MSSNQVVKLRRKQVAACMTCPICNKLLREATTIPECLHTFCRKCINKKFTDEELECCPICNIDLGCVPHEKLRPDHSLQDVRRRIFPSKRRRGKSPEAVPPVTIPLRRKERSLSSLVVSTPRVSPQTTLTGKRSKFPARKKPRGSTFSVDKSLKKEDSTEDHQDSSSSREISNKLTQNSRQKSSTSEPSSDPSPNNETKNGKVDIWNPLNYLVEVANRSKSSKFTSQGSNNAKLEPQHTQKTEGYARKTKGKDQLKHTKFQDENGRPDIDVTKPAKPKKIRRNRKNRADSQTAINDDDDANNDAREKRINSIWFHLVPSEEQGGEPLGQIEGSFVRLKDGNIPVSVIQKFVMSKLKLGNEHEIELRCMGQPLVPTLLLGNLMELWLQKQPTSQTVSVIIGSSAKEYMMEISYAKKAAGT; encoded by the exons ATGTCGAGTAATCAGGTTGTTAAATTACGAAGGAAACAAGTAGCGGCATGCATGACGTGTCCTATTTGTAATAAACTCTTACGAGAAGCTACTACTATCCCTGAATGTCTTCATACGT TCTGCAGGAAATGTATTAATAAGAAGTTCACAGATGAGGAACTTGAATGCTGTCCAATATGTAATATTGACCTTGGATGTGTTCCTCATGAAAAACTgag GCCTGACCATAGTTTGCAAGATGTTAGAAGGAGAATCTTTCCTTCCAAACGAAGAAGGGGAAAGTCCCCTGAAGCTGTGCCTCCGGTTACGATACCGTTAAGAAGGAAGGAGAGATCACTCTCGTCACTAGTTGTCAGCACTCCTAGAGTGTCACCACAAACTACTTTAACTGGAAAAAGGTCAAAATTTCCCGCAAGAAAGAAACCACGCGGGTCAACTTTTTCTGTTGACAAATCTCTCAAGAAAGAGGACTCAACAGAAGACCATCAAGATAGTTCGAGTTCACGTGAGATTTCTAACAAGTTAACGCAGAATTCAAGGCAG AAATCTTCGACTTCTGAGCCATCTAGTGATCCTTCACCTAACAACGAAACAAAGAATGGGAAAGTTGATATATGGAACCCTTTGAATTATTTGGTGGAAGTGGCTAATAGGAGTAAATCTTCAAAGTTTACTTCACAAGGATCTAATAATGCCAAATTGGAACCACAACATACCCAAAAGACTGAAGGATATGCTCGTAAAACAAAAGGAAAGGATCAACTTAAGCATACCAAATTTCAAGATGAGAATGGACGGCCTGATATCGATGTTACAAAACCAGCAAAACCTAAAAAGATAAGAAGGAATCGAAAAAACAGAGCAGATTCACAAACTGcgatcaatgatgatgatgatgctaataATGATGCTCGAGAGAAACGAATTAATtcgatttggttccatttggtacCTTCGGAAGAACA GGGTGGCGAACCCTTAGGGCAGATAGAAGGAAGTTTTGTCAGACTAAA GGATGGTAATATACCCGTTTCAGTTATCCAGAAATTTGTGATGAGCAAACTGAAACTTGGAAATGAACATGAG ATTGAGCTGAGATGCATGGGCCAACCGCTGGTTCCAACGTTGCTGCTAGGTAACCTGATGGAGTTATGGCTACAAAAACAGCCAACATCACAAACTGTTTCCGTCATAATTGGTTCGTCTGCCAAGGAATACATGATGGAGATATCGTATGCTAAAAAAGCTGCAGGTACCTAA